A single window of Cytobacillus dafuensis DNA harbors:
- a CDS encoding homoserine dehydrogenase, with protein sequence MEAISIGLLGLGTVGSGVVKIIENHQDKLMHQVGCPIKVKKILVKDLNKERAVKIDNEKLTTDPDEILYDPEIDVIIEVMGGMKETKNYMIKALRNRKHIVTANKDLMAVHGSELLTIASENECDLFYEASVAGGIPILRSLVDGLASDRITKMMGIVNGTTNFILTKMSKHGSAYEEVLKEAQVLGYAEADPTSDVEGLDAARKMTILATLGFSMKIELDDVKVEGITRITEEDLRYGRQLGYTMKLIGIAHREGEKVDVSVQPTLLADTHPLASVQDEFNAVYVYGEAVGETMFYGPGAGSLPTATAVVSDLVGVMKNMRLGVTGKNSVTPQYKKQLKEPSEIYSKYFLRLHVRDEVGVFANITSVFSEHRVSFEKILQMPLKEKEYAEIVLVTHQASLQDYEDILVKLRDLQAVKTIESSYRVEGSANV encoded by the coding sequence GTGGAGGCAATCTCAATCGGCTTATTAGGTCTGGGCACAGTTGGCTCAGGTGTTGTGAAAATTATTGAAAACCATCAAGATAAGCTTATGCACCAAGTAGGCTGTCCAATAAAAGTGAAGAAGATCCTAGTAAAGGATTTAAATAAAGAACGTGCTGTGAAAATAGACAATGAGAAGTTAACAACAGATCCGGATGAAATATTATATGATCCAGAAATCGATGTCATTATTGAGGTTATGGGCGGGATGAAAGAAACGAAAAATTATATGATAAAGGCCTTAAGGAATCGGAAGCATATTGTAACAGCGAACAAGGATTTAATGGCAGTACACGGCTCAGAACTTCTGACGATTGCTTCGGAGAATGAATGTGATCTATTTTACGAGGCTAGTGTAGCGGGTGGAATTCCGATTTTAAGAAGCCTTGTAGATGGTCTTGCATCTGATCGGATTACGAAAATGATGGGGATTGTCAATGGGACGACCAATTTTATTTTAACGAAGATGAGCAAGCATGGCAGTGCCTACGAGGAAGTGTTGAAGGAGGCACAGGTCCTTGGCTACGCGGAAGCAGACCCTACTTCTGATGTTGAAGGGCTTGATGCAGCGAGGAAAATGACAATCTTAGCAACACTTGGATTTTCAATGAAAATCGAGCTTGATGATGTAAAGGTTGAAGGGATTACACGGATAACGGAGGAAGATCTTCGATATGGACGTCAGCTTGGCTATACAATGAAATTAATCGGAATTGCTCATCGAGAAGGGGAAAAGGTCGATGTCAGTGTTCAGCCTACTTTATTAGCCGATACTCATCCTCTAGCATCAGTTCAAGATGAATTTAATGCTGTTTATGTTTATGGAGAGGCCGTCGGTGAAACGATGTTTTATGGCCCAGGGGCAGGCAGTCTGCCGACAGCAACAGCTGTTGTTTCCGATCTTGTTGGTGTGATGAAGAACATGCGTTTAGGTGTAACTGGAAAAAACTCTGTAACACCACAATACAAAAAACAGCTAAAAGAACCTAGTGAAATTTACTCCAAATATTTTCTGAGATTGCATGTGAGGGATGAAGTTGGTGTCTTTGCAAATATCACATCCGTTTTTTCTGAGCATCGTGTAAGCTTCGAAAAGATTCTTCAGATGCCATTGAAAGAAAAAGAGTATGCAGAGATTGTTTTAGTAACACATCAAGCATCGTTACAAGATTATGAGGATATTTTAGTTAAATTAAGAGATTTACAGGCAGTTAAAACAATTGAAAGCTCATATCGGGTAGAAGGGAGTGCAAATGTATGA
- a CDS encoding glycosyltransferase family 4 protein produces the protein MKILLICQYFLGQNDSGGSRFNQFVKYWEELGHEITVVAGTVHYTTGEKESKYKGKWIVKEKYSDNVTIYRTYVSESYNKSFRGRLWGYFSFTFSSLYAALFKIKKHDVMMVSSPPLFVGITGILLKLFKRTPMIFEIRDLWPESAIDIGVVTNKALIHAAYLVEKLSYKFSDKINVLTPAFKKALIEKKNVPENKIIFIPNGADLDIFQPGEKENWVRDQYNLKGKFVITYMGAHGVANYLDSILNTAKICREYPDIVFLLIGDGMEKKRLMIRAEEEQIENVVFIPPQPKKVIPDFCNASDVCTAVLKNIEIYKTVYPNKVFDYMSCKKPILLGINGVARELIEKSNCGYFVDVDNPEDFKNKILSIYQDSKLIETLGENGYEYVRETFNRENLSKTYIEEIEKIVRST, from the coding sequence ATGAAAATATTACTAATCTGTCAATATTTCCTCGGTCAAAATGATTCAGGAGGCTCCCGATTTAATCAGTTTGTGAAGTATTGGGAAGAGCTGGGGCATGAAATTACGGTTGTTGCAGGAACGGTTCACTATACAACTGGGGAAAAAGAATCAAAATATAAGGGCAAATGGATTGTAAAAGAAAAGTATTCCGACAACGTGACCATTTATCGTACTTATGTTTCTGAGAGCTACAATAAATCGTTTCGTGGACGATTATGGGGATACTTCTCTTTTACTTTTTCTTCATTATATGCAGCGCTTTTTAAAATAAAGAAACATGATGTTATGATGGTTTCTTCACCACCTTTGTTTGTGGGAATTACAGGAATATTATTAAAGCTGTTTAAAAGGACACCGATGATTTTTGAAATTCGGGATTTATGGCCCGAATCTGCCATTGACATAGGAGTTGTAACAAACAAAGCGCTAATTCATGCTGCATACCTTGTTGAAAAACTAAGTTATAAGTTTTCTGACAAAATAAATGTATTAACTCCAGCGTTTAAAAAGGCGTTAATTGAGAAAAAAAATGTACCAGAAAATAAGATAATCTTCATACCGAACGGAGCAGATTTAGATATATTTCAACCTGGTGAAAAAGAGAACTGGGTTCGGGATCAATATAACTTAAAAGGCAAATTTGTCATAACTTATATGGGAGCTCATGGTGTTGCGAATTATTTGGACTCGATCTTGAATACAGCAAAAATATGCAGAGAGTACCCCGATATCGTCTTTTTGTTAATTGGAGATGGGATGGAGAAAAAGCGATTGATGATAAGAGCGGAAGAAGAACAGATTGAAAATGTAGTATTTATACCACCACAACCTAAAAAGGTAATCCCGGACTTCTGCAACGCCTCTGATGTATGTACAGCTGTCTTAAAAAATATAGAGATATATAAAACGGTTTACCCAAATAAAGTTTTTGATTATATGTCATGTAAAAAACCAATTTTATTAGGAATTAATGGGGTAGCAAGAGAACTTATTGAAAAAAGCAACTGTGGTTATTTTGTTGATGTGGACAATCCGGAAGATTTCAAAAATAAAATACTATCAATATATCAAGATTCCAAATTGATAGAAACATTAGGAGAAAATGGCTACGAGTATGTACGAGAGACTTTTAACAGAGAAAATTTATCCAAAACCTATATTGAGGAAATAGAAAAGATTGTGAGGTCAACCTAA
- a CDS encoding sugar transferase, translating to MKRMIDLIVTFLLILIFSPIMVTIAIIIFISMGTPILFKQLRPGLSGKPFYIYKFRTMIEKLDEDGNMLPGQLRLTRLGKWLRNYSLDELPQLFNVIRGDISLVGPRPLLMEYLPLYTKEQARRHEVKPGITGWAQVNGRNSINWEEKFKLDIWYVDNQSISLDLKIMALTIIKVIKKEGVSARDHYSMERFKK from the coding sequence ATGAAAAGAATGATAGATTTGATTGTTACTTTCTTATTAATACTTATTTTTTCACCAATTATGGTCACGATTGCCATCATAATTTTTATCAGTATGGGCACTCCCATTTTGTTTAAGCAACTTCGCCCTGGCCTTAGCGGAAAACCATTTTATATTTATAAATTTAGAACAATGATCGAAAAGCTAGATGAAGATGGGAATATGTTGCCGGGGCAGTTAAGATTAACTAGATTAGGAAAATGGCTAAGAAATTATAGTTTAGATGAATTGCCCCAATTGTTTAATGTAATAAGAGGTGACATTAGTTTAGTTGGGCCTCGCCCCTTATTAATGGAATATCTTCCTTTATATACAAAAGAACAAGCTAGGAGGCATGAGGTCAAGCCAGGAATTACTGGTTGGGCTCAAGTTAATGGTCGAAACTCCATTAATTGGGAAGAAAAATTCAAATTAGATATTTGGTATGTAGACAATCAGTCTATTTCACTTGACCTAAAAATCATGGCCCTAACTATTATTAAGGTCATAAAAAAAGAAGGAGTCAGTGCTAGAGATCATTACAGTATGGAACGCTTCAAAAAATAA
- a CDS encoding tyrosine-protein phosphatase: MIVDIHNHILYELDDGPQNQDETILLAKQAVASGISHVIATPHHKHLHNDHFYENDPSTIIFMVEKVNQILKENEIPLTVYPGIEFHLHENIQFDIENNLEHFLTLNNTGKYLLIELPCHYYPSYTEEVLYELQKKGFVPILAHPERNKVLRKNPSKIFDMVQHGILVQITAGSITGSHGRRLKNFSLHLLDHNLVHFVASDAHHHSRRKFELIHSYEYIEKYYSPNYRNFLEANTIHVLEGTDFKVTEPIIIGKKWQYFFR; this comes from the coding sequence ATGATCGTAGATATACATAACCATATTTTGTATGAACTTGATGATGGTCCTCAAAATCAGGATGAAACGATTTTACTTGCCAAACAAGCAGTAGCCTCTGGGATCAGTCACGTTATCGCAACCCCTCATCATAAACATCTTCATAATGACCATTTTTATGAAAATGATCCATCAACCATTATATTCATGGTAGAGAAAGTCAATCAAATATTAAAAGAAAACGAAATACCTTTAACTGTTTATCCCGGAATAGAATTTCACTTACATGAAAATATTCAATTTGATATCGAAAATAACTTGGAACATTTTTTAACTTTAAACAATACAGGAAAATATTTGTTAATAGAACTTCCGTGCCACTATTATCCATCTTATACAGAAGAGGTTCTCTATGAATTACAAAAAAAAGGGTTTGTTCCGATCCTTGCTCATCCTGAAAGGAATAAAGTATTAAGAAAAAATCCATCAAAAATTTTTGATATGGTTCAACATGGAATATTAGTCCAGATTACAGCAGGCAGTATAACAGGATCCCATGGAAGACGTTTAAAAAATTTCTCGCTTCATTTATTAGATCATAACCTAGTTCATTTTGTTGCCTCAGATGCCCACCATCATTCACGTCGAAAATTTGAACTAATTCATTCCTATGAATATATTGAAAAGTACTATTCCCCGAACTACCGAAATTTTCTTGAGGCAAATACAATCCATGTTTTGGAAGGAACTGACTTCAAAGTCACCGAGCCTATAATTATTGGAAAAAAGTGGCAGTATTTCTTCAGATAA
- a CDS encoding nucleotide sugar dehydrogenase: MSKSLCVIGLGYIGLPTAAIFASAGWDVIGVDINPMIVEKLNQGKIHIEETGLEDAVQKAVAQGKLRAQLEPTNADCFIIAVPTPINSDNIANIDYVLQATKAILPFIKQDNVIIIESTIPPRTIDDKIVPIFQEEGWRVGENIYLAYCPERVLPGRILTELVENSRIVGGVNEHSAQKAADVYKTFVKGTILTTTTVNAEMVKLMENTYRDVNIALVNELVKICDHLHIDALEVIKFANFHPRVNLHLPGPGVGGHCIAVDPYFIIEKAPNQSVLISNAREINNSMPSFVIEKVKKLVPNVNTKIAVFGLSYKGNNDDVRESPAVSVLKLLQLEGYHIAVYDPHVNQNQIETKLTSFEEAITDAECILVLTDHNEFKDISENRIIHLMKKPVIFDTRNCIEVKDNRISYFNYGKLP; this comes from the coding sequence ATGTCAAAAAGTCTTTGTGTGATTGGGCTAGGTTATATAGGACTCCCAACAGCAGCAATATTTGCTAGTGCTGGATGGGATGTAATTGGTGTTGACATTAATCCGATGATTGTTGAGAAACTAAATCAAGGGAAAATCCATATAGAGGAAACAGGCTTAGAGGATGCTGTTCAGAAAGCTGTAGCACAGGGGAAGCTACGTGCTCAATTAGAGCCGACCAATGCCGATTGCTTTATCATAGCTGTTCCAACACCGATTAATAGTGACAATATCGCTAATATTGATTATGTCCTTCAGGCAACGAAAGCCATTTTACCTTTTATTAAACAGGATAATGTCATCATTATAGAATCGACCATTCCGCCTAGAACGATTGATGATAAGATTGTTCCAATTTTTCAAGAGGAAGGATGGAGAGTTGGGGAAAATATATACTTGGCTTATTGTCCTGAGCGAGTACTCCCCGGTCGAATTTTAACTGAATTAGTAGAAAACTCAAGAATTGTAGGAGGTGTTAATGAGCATTCAGCACAGAAAGCAGCGGATGTATATAAAACTTTTGTAAAAGGAACTATTCTAACTACTACTACAGTAAATGCAGAAATGGTCAAGCTAATGGAGAATACTTATCGTGATGTTAATATTGCTCTAGTGAACGAGCTTGTAAAAATCTGTGATCATCTCCACATCGATGCCCTCGAAGTAATTAAATTTGCTAACTTCCATCCAAGAGTGAATCTGCACTTACCAGGCCCTGGTGTAGGTGGACACTGTATTGCCGTTGACCCGTATTTCATTATTGAAAAAGCACCTAATCAATCTGTATTAATTTCAAATGCTAGAGAGATTAATAACTCAATGCCTTCCTTTGTTATCGAAAAAGTAAAAAAATTGGTACCTAATGTTAATACGAAAATAGCCGTATTCGGATTAAGTTATAAAGGTAATAATGATGATGTACGTGAAAGTCCTGCGGTGAGTGTATTGAAACTACTACAGTTAGAAGGATACCATATAGCAGTATATGACCCTCATGTAAATCAAAACCAAATAGAAACCAAGTTAACAAGCTTTGAAGAAGCGATTACGGATGCTGAGTGTATTTTAGTATTGACTGATCATAATGAGTTTAAGGATATTTCGGAAAATAGAATCATTCATTTAATGAAAAAACCAGTAATTTTTGATACTAGAAATTGTATAGAAGTTAAAGATAATCGAATTTCTTATTTTAACTATGGAAAATTACCATAG
- a CDS encoding ATP-grasp domain-containing protein has product MEKILITEVGAAPAENVIKSWNQSSVKEEIIGVSRNPINLFTSKVQIKRHIPYEFAFGNEYKKAFLKILEKEKPSLAVFMSDREILEASKFREEITATGTQLFMPRHEVIEKCTDKYQSYMLWQAEGIKVPKTIVINNKFDLKMAFSQLGNKEGKVWLRSTVGAGGKGSLPTSDYDFAKNWIDSYKGWGNFTASEFLQPNNTVTWLSIWYEGELVVAQTRRRKSWGFANRTLSGVTGITGVGETYSNENVNRVATDTIFAIDKKPHGVYGVDMTYDQNDFPNPTEINMRFFTTCYFFTEAGLNMPEIYKDIVIYNKFPSLNKKLNPLQDGLLWIRDMDREPILTTEEEINKGMQS; this is encoded by the coding sequence ATGGAAAAAATCCTGATAACTGAAGTTGGGGCTGCTCCTGCTGAAAATGTTATTAAGTCATGGAATCAATCGTCAGTGAAAGAAGAAATAATCGGTGTGTCAAGAAATCCGATAAATCTTTTCACTTCCAAAGTTCAAATTAAACGTCACATACCATATGAGTTTGCTTTTGGTAATGAATATAAAAAGGCATTTTTAAAGATATTAGAAAAAGAGAAACCTAGTCTTGCTGTATTTATGAGTGATAGAGAAATTTTGGAAGCATCTAAATTTAGAGAGGAAATTACTGCAACAGGAACTCAATTATTTATGCCCAGACATGAAGTGATTGAAAAGTGTACAGATAAGTATCAATCTTATATGCTATGGCAAGCAGAGGGGATAAAAGTTCCTAAAACAATTGTTATTAATAATAAATTCGACCTAAAGATGGCATTTTCTCAGCTTGGGAATAAGGAAGGGAAAGTTTGGCTTAGATCTACAGTTGGAGCAGGAGGAAAAGGTTCATTGCCTACTAGCGACTATGATTTCGCCAAAAATTGGATTGATTCCTATAAAGGCTGGGGAAATTTCACTGCCTCGGAATTTCTTCAGCCTAATAACACTGTAACATGGTTATCTATTTGGTATGAAGGTGAACTAGTTGTTGCTCAGACGAGGAGAAGAAAATCTTGGGGGTTTGCAAATCGTACCTTATCTGGTGTGACAGGAATTACAGGAGTGGGAGAAACGTACTCAAATGAGAATGTCAACAGAGTAGCAACGGATACCATATTTGCAATTGATAAAAAGCCTCATGGTGTTTATGGTGTAGATATGACATATGATCAGAATGATTTTCCGAATCCAACAGAAATCAACATGCGCTTTTTTACTACCTGCTACTTCTTTACAGAGGCTGGTTTGAATATGCCAGAGATTTACAAAGACATCGTTATATACAATAAATTCCCTTCCCTTAATAAAAAATTGAATCCACTTCAAGATGGACTTCTTTGGATTAGAGATATGGATAGAGAACCCATTTTAACAACTGAGGAAGAGATAAACAAAGGTATGCAATCATAA
- a CDS encoding phosphatidylglycerophosphatase A family protein, with protein MNEEKRADLIEQTARKWLQDRGVKIEDIAKLVYFLQEKYHPNLKMEDCVDNVERVLSKREVQNAILTGIQLDMLAENKQLLEPLQKVVETDEGLYGVDEVLALSIVNVYGSIGFTNFGYIDKLKPGILKDLNDKSSGKCHTFLDDIVGAIAAAASSRLAHRANGSME; from the coding sequence ATGAACGAGGAAAAACGGGCAGACTTGATTGAGCAAACAGCGCGAAAATGGCTGCAAGATCGTGGAGTTAAAATTGAGGATATTGCAAAATTAGTCTATTTTCTCCAAGAAAAATATCATCCTAATTTAAAAATGGAGGATTGTGTTGATAATGTTGAGCGAGTCCTCTCCAAAAGGGAAGTTCAAAATGCCATCTTGACAGGCATTCAACTTGATATGCTAGCAGAAAACAAGCAACTTTTAGAGCCCTTGCAGAAGGTAGTCGAAACCGATGAAGGGCTGTATGGTGTTGATGAAGTATTAGCTTTATCCATTGTGAATGTTTATGGATCGATTGGATTTACAAACTTTGGTTACATCGATAAGCTAAAGCCTGGGATCTTAAAAGATCTAAATGATAAAAGCTCAGGGAAATGTCATACATTTTTAGATGACATTGTTGGAGCAATTGCTGCTGCAGCATCTAGTCGTTTGGCACATAGGGCGAATGGATCTATGGAGTAG
- the yutH gene encoding spore coat putative kinase YutH — protein sequence MLKLLKNSYGVQADEEIRIGKYRACRKQGEIFILVPTGAINDEELAELEMLTDHLVKNGEKYCSTFLKTKDGKQFSEWENRKYCVLINKETQSRKINHFGRKLARFHVRGRSVSFPVKKITRVGHWKQLWEKRLDQMEHVWNEMLFQQPDQEFDRMFLESFPYYRGIAENAIQYLVDTEIDDEPSLVDSGTICHDRFTPDTWASSYYMKNPLDWVFDHSSRDIAEWTREKYFRNIKTYEPDLRKFIRDYQSIVPLSSFSWRLYFSRILFPLHYFHCIESYFGTSSEQEKKMLEERLQKFLQQTDDHERFLGGFYEFAEVPVQNMKIPLISWLKK from the coding sequence ATGTTAAAGCTGCTTAAAAATTCATACGGGGTTCAAGCGGATGAAGAGATCAGAATAGGTAAATACCGTGCTTGCAGGAAGCAAGGAGAAATATTTATCCTTGTCCCAACCGGAGCGATAAATGATGAGGAGCTTGCTGAATTAGAAATGCTTACTGATCATCTTGTCAAAAACGGTGAAAAATACTGCAGTACTTTCCTGAAAACGAAGGATGGCAAGCAATTTAGTGAGTGGGAAAATAGAAAATATTGTGTGCTGATCAATAAGGAAACGCAAAGCCGAAAAATAAATCATTTTGGCAGGAAGCTTGCAAGGTTTCACGTCAGAGGGAGATCGGTATCCTTTCCAGTAAAAAAGATAACCAGAGTCGGACATTGGAAGCAATTATGGGAAAAAAGGCTAGATCAAATGGAACATGTATGGAATGAAATGTTGTTTCAGCAGCCAGACCAAGAATTTGATCGGATGTTTCTCGAATCCTTTCCATACTACCGGGGGATAGCTGAAAATGCTATTCAGTATCTTGTAGACACAGAAATTGATGATGAGCCATCATTAGTAGATAGCGGCACCATATGTCATGATCGGTTTACCCCAGATACATGGGCAAGCTCCTACTATATGAAAAATCCATTGGACTGGGTTTTTGATCATTCTTCAAGGGATATAGCTGAATGGACGAGAGAAAAGTACTTCCGCAATATTAAAACATATGAGCCAGATCTTCGAAAATTTATTAGGGATTATCAAAGCATTGTTCCGTTATCATCTTTTTCTTGGAGACTGTATTTTTCCCGAATTTTATTTCCGCTTCATTATTTTCATTGCATCGAATCATATTTTGGAACAAGCTCGGAACAGGAGAAAAAAATGCTCGAAGAAAGGCTGCAAAAGTTTCTGCAGCAAACAGATGATCATGAAAGATTTTTAGGTGGATTTTATGAATTTGCCGAAGTGCCAGTCCAAAATATGAAAATTCCATTAATTAGCTGGCTGAAAAAATAG
- a CDS encoding alginate lyase family protein, whose amino-acid sequence MITTLKIMRQMGLDWTLFRLQYELNKKMGFLEKKFPPHHMTDYEFFEKTNLNFQTQEELHFWWKQNKAPFFFLSEDKKGIQDRMFSLLPSMENDVIKIADEICENNFLYFSNWNVKFEKINWHINPVNNIEVPKVHWVNIKDLENDFGDIKYIWELSRFPFVYTIVRAFILTNDDKYPAKYWELFENWIGENPAEIGVNYKCGQEMTFRIMAWIFGLYAFISHKETTPDRMTKMLKMIYCHADHIDRHYDFALKSVRNNHSISEAAGMYTVGLLFPFFDKASRWKEKGKKYLEEEGLRQVYSDGTYLQHSMNYQRLVVQVYTWVFQLAKKNNDQFSDELHDRLKKCALFLYNNQDDQTGKLPNYGMNDGALIHPLASNDYLDYRPQLNALWYVLTGKRLYLSGIHEENLLWLCGIDSLSAPIDCQEKETKSYPIGGYYTIREKDSFGMIRCTTFKDRPAQADMLHLDLWWKGQNVLTDAGTFSYNTDIDQFLFFNGTSSHNTLMINNKDQMDKAQRFIWLNWIKSKLLRFYKDDSVTIFEGEHSNYSPLIHRRSILHKENCWIIVDDMFGDFQSKNQNFSLRWLFGVNQVEKINQNTWGIRLEDEQLNLKIFSSQKTNDQISIGATNIIRGWKSLYYGIKEAAPQLELNLNSKQNTRIITVITTQENTINYSLENNHVQINDYTLLLFEIGDNHVFKVD is encoded by the coding sequence ATGATTACTACATTAAAGATCATGAGACAGATGGGATTAGACTGGACGTTGTTCAGACTTCAATATGAACTGAATAAAAAAATGGGCTTCCTAGAAAAAAAATTTCCTCCTCATCATATGACAGATTATGAATTCTTTGAAAAAACAAATCTAAATTTCCAAACACAGGAGGAGCTTCATTTTTGGTGGAAACAAAATAAAGCTCCTTTCTTTTTTTTATCCGAAGATAAAAAAGGAATACAAGATAGGATGTTTTCGCTTCTGCCTTCTATGGAAAATGACGTTATTAAAATTGCGGATGAGATTTGTGAAAACAATTTTCTTTATTTTAGCAACTGGAATGTAAAATTTGAAAAAATAAACTGGCATATTAATCCGGTGAACAATATAGAAGTGCCGAAAGTACATTGGGTAAACATAAAAGATCTTGAAAATGACTTTGGCGACATTAAATATATTTGGGAATTATCCCGATTTCCCTTTGTCTATACTATTGTCCGTGCTTTTATTCTTACCAATGATGATAAGTATCCAGCGAAATATTGGGAGCTGTTTGAAAATTGGATAGGGGAGAATCCTGCAGAAATTGGTGTTAATTATAAATGCGGCCAAGAAATGACCTTCAGAATAATGGCCTGGATATTTGGTCTGTATGCTTTTATAAGCCATAAAGAAACAACTCCAGATAGAATGACAAAAATGCTGAAAATGATTTATTGTCATGCGGATCATATTGATAGGCATTATGATTTTGCTTTAAAGTCTGTAAGAAATAATCATTCTATTTCAGAAGCTGCAGGAATGTATACGGTAGGATTATTATTTCCCTTTTTTGATAAAGCTTCAAGATGGAAAGAAAAAGGTAAAAAATATCTTGAAGAGGAAGGTCTTAGACAGGTTTATTCAGATGGAACATACCTGCAGCATTCTATGAACTATCAACGACTAGTCGTCCAAGTATACACATGGGTGTTCCAATTGGCGAAAAAAAATAATGACCAGTTCTCAGACGAGTTACATGATCGATTAAAAAAATGTGCGTTATTCCTATATAACAATCAAGATGATCAAACAGGGAAATTACCGAATTACGGGATGAATGATGGCGCCTTAATTCACCCTTTAGCAAGCAATGATTATCTTGATTATCGGCCTCAATTAAACGCACTATGGTACGTATTAACGGGGAAGCGTCTTTATCTTAGTGGAATTCATGAGGAGAATCTCCTTTGGTTATGTGGGATTGATTCTCTAAGTGCACCAATCGATTGTCAAGAGAAAGAGACAAAAAGCTATCCGATTGGAGGTTATTACACAATTCGAGAAAAAGACTCGTTTGGAATGATAAGATGTACAACTTTCAAAGATAGGCCGGCACAAGCAGATATGCTTCACTTGGATCTGTGGTGGAAAGGTCAAAATGTGCTTACTGATGCGGGGACATTCTCATATAATACTGACATAGATCAATTTCTGTTTTTTAATGGCACTTCCTCACATAATACATTGATGATAAATAATAAAGATCAAATGGATAAAGCGCAAAGATTTATTTGGTTAAATTGGATTAAATCTAAATTGTTAAGATTTTATAAGGATGACTCCGTTACTATATTTGAAGGTGAACACAGTAACTATTCCCCGCTTATACACCGTAGATCTATTCTGCACAAGGAAAATTGCTGGATTATTGTTGATGATATGTTTGGTGATTTTCAAAGTAAGAATCAAAACTTTTCACTTAGATGGTTATTTGGAGTCAATCAGGTAGAAAAAATAAATCAAAATACTTGGGGAATTAGATTAGAAGATGAACAATTAAATCTAAAGATATTTTCTTCGCAAAAGACAAACGATCAAATCAGTATAGGGGCAACAAATATAATAAGAGGCTGGAAATCATTATACTATGGAATTAAAGAAGCAGCTCCCCAGCTTGAATTGAATCTCAACAGCAAGCAAAATACACGAATAATAACAGTTATTACAACTCAGGAAAATACAATTAATTATTCATTAGAGAATAATCATGTTCAGATAAATGATTATACTTTACTCCTGTTTGAAATTGGCGATAATCATGTTTTTAAGGTTGATTGA